Proteins co-encoded in one Terriglobales bacterium genomic window:
- a CDS encoding methylmalonyl-CoA mutase family protein, which yields MPRKARPDTGIKESAIHDVLEGRHPSASEKDWAEKTLAPSLEKNPEKPIGAPTGTNLDECGEARFSTISNVPLRRLYTPADLPEDWTYEKYLGYPGQPPYTRSIHATGYRGRLFTMRQFSGFASPEETNQRYKYLLAHGGGGLSVAFDLPTLMGYDSDHPFSEGEVGKCGVAVDSLEDMEILFDGIDLEKTTTSMTINSPASVLWAMYLVVAEKQGADWKKISGTIQNDILKEYIAHKEYIYPPAPSMRLVIDTFEFGSKYTPKWNTVSISGYHIREAGSTALQELAFTIYDGVEYVEWALRRGLDVDEFGPRLSFFFNAHNDFFEEIAKYRAARKIWYRLMQDRFHARNQRTWLMRFHTQTAGVSLTAQQPMNNIARTAIQALAAVLGGTQSLHTDGYDEALALPTEQAARIALRTQQIIAYETGVTQTIDPLAGSYFLERFTLDMENGAFDYFGKLDAMGGMVKAIERGYPQKEIAEASYQYQRAVEAREKIIVGANEFTVEEPAPEILYIDESVARQQSEKLKRLRQARSNDEVRRRLDALRKAAAQEPKVKPDGSISDANTMPYIIDAVRAYATVGEICDALREVYGTYEETSLT from the coding sequence ATGCCTCGTAAAGCCAGACCGGATACCGGCATCAAAGAATCTGCCATTCACGATGTTCTCGAAGGCCGCCATCCTTCTGCTTCCGAAAAGGACTGGGCGGAGAAAACGCTGGCTCCTTCGCTAGAGAAGAATCCCGAAAAGCCTATCGGCGCGCCTACCGGCACGAATCTCGACGAGTGCGGCGAAGCCCGCTTCAGCACGATTTCGAACGTTCCGCTGCGCCGCCTTTATACACCGGCTGACCTGCCGGAAGATTGGACCTACGAAAAATACCTTGGCTATCCTGGCCAGCCACCGTATACGCGGAGCATCCACGCCACGGGTTATCGCGGCCGTCTGTTCACCATGCGCCAGTTCTCCGGTTTCGCCTCTCCGGAGGAGACCAACCAGCGCTACAAATATCTGCTCGCGCACGGCGGTGGTGGTCTTTCGGTAGCTTTCGATTTGCCGACCTTGATGGGGTACGACTCTGATCATCCGTTCAGCGAAGGCGAAGTCGGAAAGTGCGGCGTGGCCGTCGATTCGCTGGAGGACATGGAGATTCTTTTCGATGGCATCGACCTGGAGAAGACCACCACCTCGATGACCATCAATTCTCCTGCCTCGGTGCTTTGGGCGATGTACCTGGTAGTGGCAGAAAAGCAGGGCGCGGACTGGAAAAAGATTTCCGGCACGATCCAGAATGACATTCTCAAGGAATACATCGCGCATAAGGAGTACATCTATCCGCCGGCGCCATCGATGCGGCTGGTGATCGATACCTTCGAGTTCGGTTCGAAGTACACGCCGAAGTGGAACACCGTCTCGATCTCCGGCTACCACATCCGCGAGGCCGGATCCACGGCGCTACAGGAACTCGCGTTCACTATCTACGACGGTGTGGAGTACGTCGAGTGGGCGCTTCGCCGAGGCCTCGATGTGGATGAATTCGGTCCTCGCCTCAGCTTCTTCTTCAACGCCCATAACGATTTCTTCGAGGAGATTGCCAAGTACCGCGCCGCGCGAAAGATCTGGTATCGGCTGATGCAGGACCGCTTCCACGCGCGCAATCAGCGCACCTGGCTGATGCGTTTCCATACGCAGACGGCCGGCGTATCGCTTACTGCTCAGCAGCCCATGAACAACATCGCCCGCACTGCCATCCAGGCGCTGGCAGCGGTGCTCGGGGGCACCCAGTCCCTGCACACCGACGGTTACGACGAAGCCTTGGCTCTGCCGACGGAGCAGGCAGCACGTATCGCGCTGCGCACCCAGCAAATCATCGCTTACGAAACTGGCGTCACCCAGACCATCGACCCACTGGCTGGGTCCTATTTTCTGGAGCGCTTTACTCTCGACATGGAAAATGGCGCTTTCGATTATTTTGGCAAGCTGGATGCCATGGGGGGCATGGTCAAAGCAATCGAGCGCGGCTATCCCCAGAAGGAGATCGCGGAAGCCAGCTATCAATACCAGCGCGCAGTGGAAGCACGGGAGAAGATTATTGTCGGCGCCAACGAATTTACGGTCGAGGAGCCGGCGCCCGAGATCCTCTATATCGACGAGAGCGTCGCCCGGCAGCAGTCCGAAAAACTCAAGCGCCTCCGCCAGGCGCGCTCGAATGACGAAGTGCGCCGCCGCCTCGATGCCCTGAGGAAAGCAGCCGCCCAGGAGCCGAAGGTGAAGCCCGACGGGTCTATCTCCGACGCTAACACCATGCCCTATATCATCGATGCCGTTCGCGCCTATGCCACGGTGGGCGAGATCTGTGATGCGCTGCGCGAAGTGTACGGCACTTACGAAGAGACTAGCCTGACGTAG